A single genomic interval of Helianthus annuus cultivar XRQ/B chromosome 6, HanXRQr2.0-SUNRISE, whole genome shotgun sequence harbors:
- the LOC110932466 gene encoding calmodulin-binding protein 25 — protein sequence MASFDNLAPWNFRSLITDPFYPDTSFARETDSALTLALQQSLFNQPISDNSFLLNPSDYCSPTPSTVTGSGSGSDPETPGSKLHSHSNRLGVTMGKTATKRKSRARSRATTTFIQTDPTNFRRMVQEVTGVKLADGKLPDFTVLKPEPLRQPLVNKLQGLLPTLDTSAYLLDVQNNNTRRIPVSGTFPARSHVTENGGHVTENGGVGVDFYSCSSFPTLESSI from the coding sequence ATGGCTTCCTTCGACAATTTGGCCCCATGGAACTTCAGATCCCTCATAACCGATCCATTTTACCCCGACACATCATTCGCCAGAGAAACCGACTCCGCCCTAACCCTTGCTTTACAGCAATCACTCTTCAATCAACCCATTTCCGACAACTCTTTTTTACTCAATCCCAGTGATTATTGCAGTCCTACTCCTTCAACTGTAACCGGATCCGGATCTGGATCCGATCCCGAAACACCTGGATCCAAACTTCATTCTCATTCTAACCGTCTAGGTGTTACGATGGGTAAAACGGCGACCAAGAGGAAGTCACGTGCGAGGTCACGTGCTACCACTACGTTTATTCAGACGGATCCGACCAACTTTAGGCGTATGGTGCAGGAAGTGACTGGAGTCAAGTTAGCTGACGGGAAGTTGCCGGATTTTACGGTGTTGAAGCCGGAGCCGCTCCGGCAGCCGTTGGTTAATAAGTTGCAAGGGTTGTTGCCGACGTTGGACACGTCAGCTTACTTGCTTGATGTTCAGAATAATAATACGCGACGGATTCCGGTTTCTGGTACTTTTCCGGCGAGGAGTCACGTGACGGAGAATGGTGGTCACGTGACGGAGAACGGTGGAGTTGGAGTTGATTTTTATTCGTGTTCTAGTTTTCCGACGCTTGAGTCGTCGATTTAA